In the genome of Arachis hypogaea cultivar Tifrunner chromosome 9, arahy.Tifrunner.gnm2.J5K5, whole genome shotgun sequence, the window GGTCGAAGCAGACCCCTCGATAAAGGTGAAGTCCGTTATTACAGAAGTTCAAGGCAGGTTCAACTACACTGTGAGTTACcgcaaggcttggttggcaaagcagaaagctGTCGCAAAAGTTTTTGGTGATTGGGAAGTTTTTTACCAGACTCTGCCAGTGTGGTTGAAAGCAATGACAATGAAGATGTCAAGGTCTCATGTTCAAATTAAAACGCTCCCGTTTACCGTGAGAGTGAGGAGGTTCAATGTGTAAGATTTCTGCACCGCATTTTTTGGAGCTTCTATCCGTGTATTGTAGCATTCAGACACTGCAAGCCACTGGTGCAGGTTGATGGCACGCACCTGTACGAAAAATATAAAGGTGCACTTCTGGTAGCTGTTGCACAGGATGAGAATCAAAACAttgtgcctattgcatttgcgaTTGTCGAGGGTGAGATAGCAGACACGTGGGAGTTTTTCCTAACCAATTTGCGGAGATATGTTGTTACCATTGATGGTGTGCGTATTATTTCTGACCACCATACCTCCATCGACGCTGCAATAGCTTGCAGTAACGGTGCATGGTCACCACCAAGGGCGTGGCACATGTACTGCATCAGGCACATCGGGTCCAACTTCTTAAGGAGGTTCAAGGCTCCATATTTGCATAAACTCGTGGTCAACACAGGTATTTCAACGTGCTATTATGGTTCTATTCATAGTAAATTTGTGGCACCTACTTATGATTAAATGGTTTGTTCAACAGGCTATTCTAGGACGGAGCAGGAGTACAACAAAAACTACCAAAGGCTTAAAGAGCGGGGTGAGGCATATACTCAATGGTGCGATGAGATCGGTGTTGAGAGATGAGTGTTGGCATTCGATGGTGGTCATCGTTGGGGACATATGACAACAAACTTGGTAGAGTGTATAAATTCTGTCCTGAAGGGTGCACGCAACCTTCCTATGACTGCCCTTGTCCGGTCAACTTTCTATCGGCTGAATGAGTTGTTCACTCGGAAGAGTACTGAGGCTCATGACCGTCTCCACAACGGATTCACGTATTCAGAATTTGCAATGAAGAGAGTTGAAGAAAGCTTCCGACGTGCAGGAAACATTGTGGTCAACCGGTTCGACAGGCGCAACGAGATGTTTGAGGTCCGCGAAATGCAAGATGGTACCATTTACATTGTTAATCTTGCGCAACGACACTGCGACTGTGGCCACTTCCAGGTTGAGCGACTTCCATGTCGCCACGTGCTTGCATGTTGCGCCAACCAGCGTCTTGATTGGCAAGTGTACGTGCACGATGTGTACAAGATGTCTCAAATTTGCAAGGTGTACAGAGGCGAGTTTGTTCTGATGGGTGACCCATCTACGTGGGATAGATACGAAGGAGAGAAAATGATCGCCAACTGGACATTGAGGCGCACAATAAAAGGAAGACCGAAGTCAACCCgctacttgaatgagatggattcACGGGATATACGTGGTCCTCGCCGGTGTGCGGTTTGTGGATGCGAGGGACATAGCCGCAGCCGGTGTCCTCAGCGCGCAGGTCCAAGCTCCGCTGGAGGACATTAGTGGCTAAGCTTTTGTGTAACTTTATTATCCCCTACGTCACAGTTGTATGTGGCTTTTATGTAACCTGGTCCtctattttaaattagttaacacttattaaatcaataaatattttaaacttgTCATGTAACTTTCTATGTTGTTAACTTTCATTCTACGCGATAAACACTGAATAATAATTAAGCAGGATAATCTGGGATGTCTTTTATGCGAGCACAAAGCTAAatatataacaacaataatactTAACACTACCAAGTCATAATACAATATTGAATAAAACACTGAATACAAAATATGACAATGAAAACAAAACTAAACTCTAGCAGTACAACATAAACTGCAACTGACTACTTCCTCGGCGCCTTCTTCAAATACAACGACGGCGTGTATTTGTCCGGAGGCGCAGTTTGTGTCCGTAAGTTATACGGATGACCCTGAGACACACCGGCATCCAGACCCCCGAAATCTGTCATGCTCGAACTGCCAGTGTCACATATCCAGGAACCAGTCAGCCCTGGAGCACTCGCTCCACCAAGGTCCTAACAGTGCTGAACGTCATCCCTCAAAACATCCTCTTCCTCCTGAAGGCATTCACTCAAGTCAAACAACTGGGTGCGCGGTGGTGCGGAAGGACCGACATGTTGTATATGCCCCGTAGAGGTGTCCACGTCGAAGTCACTGGCATGACCTGATGAGGCACAACGACCAGCAGACTGCACAGTTGGAGCAGGCGTTTTCTGCTCTCGCGTCGGAAATAGATGTGCTGTATCTGTATCTCTCAAGACCTGAGACAGGCTGAGGCTGTCCGTTGGAACCAAGGGACTAAACTGCTCGCCGGGTGGAACTACCAAATACTGCTGGTCAAATGTCGGCATCTGAAACTGCTGCTCGTACACCGACATCTGAAACTGCGGCTCATATGCCGGCATCTGAAACGGCTGCTCAAATGCCGGCATCTGATGCTGCTGGTCATATACAGGCATCTGAAAATATTGGTCATATGTCGGCATCTGATGCTGCTGGTCATATGCCGGCATCTGAAACTGCTGGTCATATGCCGGGGCCTTAAAGTAGTGATCCTGTGCCGGAACCTATATTACAATTAATTACGATAACAACAACAGTAACAATAATACCTGAGGCGGGACTTGCTGCTGAGGCGGGACTTGCTACTGAGGGCCAGCTGGTTCTTTCTGTTGCTGCTATGGCTCATCGGTGCCAACCTCTTCACCTGCAACTCTGTCTGACAGTCGCAGGTGCATCCCATACTGCTCTATGTACCACTCGTAGTACACTGGGAGAGGATGAAAGTCAATAATCTCCTCGCCTAACTGCAATGTGTTATAGCGGTCGGTCCTCTACCTGTCAACCCATCGACTGTAAATCTGTCCCCAGTCATGGTTCTATGCTCCTCTAAACCCAGTACAATGATCACGACCAAGGTCGAACGCTGGGCTTGGTGGAAGCTGTTGCATCCCGAACTGTCGCCTAACTCGGTCTGTTGGGTGCCATTCTATGCACTCGAATGACACTAGCGGCGACTGGGTAGAGCACATAAACAATTGGGCAGCGACGACATCCGGAATCTCGACAGCTTTATACGGCCGCCATATAAATTGCATATTAGTTACCAAAAGGCCGATTAGAAAAAATATTCTTCTAAACAAAAAAACATTGGACATTAATGGTTACAACTTACATCGTCAACTCCCATGTCGTCGAGTCCTCGCCTAAAGTGCGCGGTAGGCCGTCGTATATACCTTATATGTCGGTGCCAATGACTCCACCTAACAAAAAACCGAATAAAACCATTAATTAgaataacaaattaataaaaatgatagtaataataacaataacaataataacaataataataataataataacaataataataaccaaaACAGAATAACAATACGAATAACAATAAAAACCAATACCGTCGCGCAAGTGGAATACCAACATCGCCGAGCTAATCGCGGGGTATAAGTGTCAGGAGCGGCATACGCTTCCACGCCCAAACAAAAAGCAATATCAGGGGACCATCCATCTCTTTGCATCTGTATCGTGATGTACGACACAACGATCTGTACAGGTGTGCCAGACAGGCTTCCCCCCAACTGTATGATGAAATGCGGTCGAAATCTCGAAGTAGCGGTAGAAACTTCGAGTTCAACGAAGTAGTCGACTTATCCGAAAACACAATTGTTCCGAGCACGCAGAAAATGTGCGTTCGGACGTACCGCTCAATAGACTGCTGAGTATCACACCTCTCGGTGCCTCTGCACCGTCGCACCCATGCAATATTAACCTTCCCCAACACGTGATCTTGCGGACTGGGCTCCCGACCAAAACACGCCATGtagttctccaccaaaaactGGTGACTGCTGTCTGATCTACCTATAATGGCCTCCCCATTAATCGGGAGATCAAGAATATAGCTCACATCTTCCAGCGTCACTGTCACCTCACCGACCGAAAGATGAAATGTGTGAGTCTCCGGCCTCCAGCGTTCTACCAAAGCACTCAGTAGTGCAGAATGACCTCTCATTTCGCTGACTCGCGAAACGAGTTGAAACCCAGTCAATGCCAGTGCCGCAGCAGCTACCTCGTTAAAGGTATCTGGCGGATCAAGTTTTCTGGGCAACAAATTCCTGATACCCTGCAACAAGAAAATTGATAGCtattaaaattctaaataatatcagttaataatttattcaaaaaaaagttagcaataataattattaagtattattattactatcttaaaaaataataataaattattaaaaattcataaatattgaTTACTCATAATAACCAATAttgtaaacaaataataataaactaatcataataataacaacaaatcactaaaaaataataataacttaataCACTACACAGTATTACCACAAATAATAAATAGTATTCTGTTATTAAatagtattatttattattataatatactacctaactattaaaattagtaaaaaaaaatttccaaacAGTGTTAAAAAAACCTTTTACTAAACAATAGTATTATAAGTTATTCTTACTATCATAACCAAtattataaacaaataataatataccgatcataataataattactcaaatataataataataatcataaatattaattttttaatgacaataacaataacaattaataattttttttaattaaacaaacattgttaaaaaaaaaCCGTTGAATAcagcattattatcattatcatgaaaaataacaacaaatcactaacaaataataataacttagTACACTAACATAACAAACCAGCattataaacaaataataatataccaatcataataataattactcaaatataacaataataaccataacaataactatttattatattgattttttttaataacaataacaataacaattaataatttttttaattaaacaaacATCGTTTAAAAAAAACCGTTGAGGAGTACgacattattatcattatcatgaaaaataacaataaatcactaacaaataataataacttagTACACTATctgatttattattaaaaaatattattaaattattctcATTGTCATACCcactattataaataaataataatgtaatattaataataataataacaataataataataacataattatagcactaccaaaaaaattaaacggttatgaaaaataaataataacataatattagcAATAGTAATATTACTAACCACAGTACTAAttacaaacaaaatttaaataaatatatattaaaataaaaaatttacttacCCATTGAGGATGATCCAAATATTCAATAATATGATTTTCAAGTTTAGTAAAATCACAAACCATTTTTCAAATGATGGTCTTCACTCTAACTAACCCCATtttgctcttcttcttcctcactaAAGCATTCAGTAAGCCTCCGAGGGTACCCCTCACGATTGCCTCTCTCTCTCAACAAGCCTTTCACTTTACAAAATTTTCTTCCTGCGTTTTACATTGCACTCGCGTTTATAGCCCCTGGAACTGATGTCCTGAACACGTGTCGTGCATGCAACAGGGGAGCCTTCAAAATGCAACCTGCGTTTTTCCCTGACAGCTTCAAAACACATCTTCCGTTTTGCTTCTCCAATGCGGTCAAAAAAACAGTCTTGGTTTGCATGCAGGGGGCACAGGGACACGTTTCGCTTGTTAGAGCTACTCCCCTTCAAAACGCATCCTGCATTTTGCAGCATGCTAATAGCTTTCAGAATTCCTCATGCAGGCAAAACGTTTCCTGCGTTTTGCTTTTTCTGCCACTTGCAGATCCACATTCCAGTATTACACGCCATGCAACAATATACTGAACATCACCATTTTTTTTCCCATTCATTAATTAATTTCTGACCAACTTACAGTGCCatctattttaaaagaaaaaatacgaCTAAATTCCCATAGTGGTCCTTCAAATTTAGCCCGTGCATCAATTTAGCCCCTAAGATTTCAATGGCACCATTTATATCCTCCAGATTGCGATTCGGACATCATAATGGTTCTTCGATAAATCTCTGGCGTGACTCAGCGACGGCGTTGTTTATGTGGCACAGCCACTGCCACGTTGGACattcaaaacgacgtcgtttcatggggtgaaacgacgtcgtttcatggGGCAAAACGATTGAAAGCCCACACGTCGCCGTTTTGATCACAGTGAGTGTAGTAGTTACTTAGGTAAAGGGTTTGGCATTCGTTACgtcttctcctccatattttctcactTCTCTCAACGCTTGGTCTCCTCCTCCATAATCTGAACAGTGGCGACAGGCAAGGGCACTGCTGCCTAGTTTCTTAACACTGTTGTACTGCTTTGGGAAAGGTTCGTGGTTCACCATTGAAGCAACGACTGAGGAACCGTTTAAGCTAGTTTCAAggtacaaattttattttttttttttttttttggatcatGTTTCATTCTTAATATGGCCGATTGTTAAAGTTACTTGAACATGATGCATCTAGTTTGTGTTAGAATCCATATGTTGTTAGGGTTTTAATGTTTTCTTTCTTCAAACCAGTAATGGATGCTCTGTTTCTTTTGAAAAGAACAGGGGGTAATCTCTGATGGTGTGTAATATCTAAGTTATTTGTTGTTTTTGTGTTGCATGcgtgttaaatttatttttttctctgttATGTTGTAGATGAACGCCGAATTGTTAGACATAGGGTTTCATCATGGGAGAAATTTTGAGAGGGGTAAGGATGAGAGATGGACATACACACTTGACAATAAGCACTGTTTGGGTGATCTGGATGTGGACAGGTTGGATGTATTCTACCTGAGAAATTACTTCAAAGAACTAGGCTATGAGACCATGAAGGAGGTTTGGTGGCAGGTCCCAGGGATGAGCCTAAAAGTAGGTTTGAGGCGTTTAGACTCTGATAATGAGCTGAGAGAGCTGTGTTCTCATGGTGGAAAGAACAATGGGGTAGTGGATGTTTACATTGTACATG includes:
- the LOC112708883 gene encoding uncharacterized protein, with the translated sequence MGTISQDHAKLDSDTIADAIRPLVEADPSIKVKSVITEVQGRFNYTVSYRKAWLAKQKAVAKVFGDWEVFYQTLPVWLKAMTMKMSRSHVQIKTLPFTVDGTHLYEKYKGALLVAVAQDENQNIVPIAFAIVEGEIADTWEFFLTNLRRYVVTIDGVRIISDHHTSIDAAIACSNGAWSPPRAWHMYCIRHIGSNFLRRFKAPYLHKLVVNTGYSRTEQEYNKNYQRLKERGEAYTQWCDEIGVER
- the LOC114924426 gene encoding uncharacterized protein yields the protein MTTNLVECINSVLKGARNLPMTALVRSTFYRLNELFTRKSTEAHDRLHNGFTYSEFAMKRVEESFRRAGNIVVNRFDRRNEMFEVREMQDGTIYIVNLAQRHCDCGHFQVERLPCRHVLACCANQRLDWQVYVHDVYKMSQICKVYRGEFVLMGDPSTWDRYEGEKMIANWTLRRTIKGRPKSTRYLNEMDSRDIRGPRRCAVCGCEGHSRSRCPQRAGPSSAGGH